The following is a genomic window from Elaeis guineensis isolate ETL-2024a chromosome 10, EG11, whole genome shotgun sequence.
TGATATGTTTGTTCATCTTTGACCATATTTATGAAGTGAGCGGCAGATCATATAACTaatacaagtttttttttttgagaaaactctaattaaaatttatgaaagaGGCCTCACCTTATGTCTGTGTGTTGTAGTACATAAGTTATCAGTCATTTTCAGAAATCTCTTTAATTGTTATGAACCTTTTAATTCAGCTCCGATACATGATTAATTTTCTTAAGATTAACAAACATGCAGGAACATTGATAGAAGTGCATAATCTGCTAGCCCACCAGCTGCATATAATGACTACTGCAAATGGATTAGTAAGTGGCTATGCAAAGGAGCCAATTTTCTCTTTTGGGGTTATATCTGATGTCCAGTATGCTGATATTCCTGATGGGCGCTCATTCAGTGGTATCGCCAGATACTACCGGCACAGCTTTCAGGTTCTGCAAAGGGCAATCAACAACTGGAATGATCTCAGGAAGCTCAGATTTTCAATCAACTTTGGGGACATTGTTGATGGGTTCTGTCCCAAAGATAAGTCACTAACAATGGTACAGAAAGTCATGACGGAATTTGAGAGATTTGATGGTCCCATCTATCACATGATTGGCAACCATTGCCTTTACAACCTCCCTCGTAAAAAGTTAATCACATTGCTAAAGATGCCTTCAGTCAGTGGCCATGCATACTATGACTTCTCCCCAACTCCTGAGTACAGATTTATTGTTCTAGATGCCTATGACTTTAGTGCCCTTGGTTGGCCACAGGATCATCCAATTTCAATTGCAGCGAAGAAGTTTTTGGAGGAGAAGAATCCAAATGCTGATAAAAACAGCCCAAATGGCATGGTTGGCcttgatagaagatttttgatgTTCAATGGTGCTGTTGGGAAGGAACAATTAGATTGGCTTGATAGCATCCTCCAAGATTCAACCGAGCGCAAACAGAAGGTAATCGTATGTTGCCATGTTCCTCTAGATCCTAAAGCAGCATCGGCGGAGGCACTTTTATGGAACTATGAAGAAGTAATGGATGTGATACACCAGTACAAATGTGTGAAAGCTTGCTTTGCTGGTCATGACCATAAAGGTGGGTACTCAGTTGATTCTCATGGCATTCATCACCGTGTCCTTGAGGCTGCTCTGGAGTGCCCTCCTGGTTCAAATGCATTTGGCTACATAGATGTCTACCATGACAGGATAGCACTTATAGGAACTGATCGAATGATGAGTACTGAGATGTTTTTCAGTTCTTAAGGAATCAGCTCTTTTCTTTTGAGTGAAGGAATCGGTATAATATTGAATATCGCACTCCTTAGATTCTTGTTTTAGTGGTGGGCAGAATCTAATTATAAAACTGTAGTGCTTTTCATGAACTGCAAATGACAATGTAGAACTGGTGATCAAGAGACCTAATAGATTTTTACTATCCAAAGTGCAGCTATGGTTTCTTTCTCTCATGATTACACCAGCTCACTTTTTTAATTGATCTTTGATGCCCCTCGGTCCATGTTTTCTGTTTCTTCACTCCCATCATTTGGGAAAGCAAGGCCCCGTCTTACCATATACCTTTCCAGAGAAGATTACTATATACATTTTTGAAAGATGGTACCCCTCGAACATAAGACTACTGGCCTCTTTGGTAGCTTTTACGATCAATTGGCTTGTGAAGAATTGGGCTTAAATTTGAGAACTGGGTAGTCTACCCTAGGTTTTCTTCTTTGTCACTGATCATTTTATGTAAAATGTTCTTCACTTTACAACTGTGGTTCTTTTAAACAAAATAGTATTCCtccttatgtttttttttttttaaatgttggtggggttgtgtgatttttttttttttttttttttttttttgtagaaaacgGGAGCCGAAGCTTTCATTAAGTAACTTAAGCTTGATACACAGCTGAAAGTTAACAAGGGAAGACACAATAGCGACCTAATACAATACAAGCACCTAATAAAATAGCAACCTAATATAACACTAGCACCTGATACAAGCACCTAACAGCAATCTGGAACAACAATCTGTAACATGACAAAGGAAAAACAACCACTTGATACATCAAAATGACCTGAAACACGGATGCAGCAAGCCCAGAAATCAAGTACaaatcagcatatgaagtaggaAAAAACTGATACAAGAAAAGGAAACATCATCAACTACCAGATGTGAACCaatcataagaataaaataacatCACAAAATGGATAGGCGAGCAAAACGAAACAGGAATTGCTCCGATCAAAAATGCTGCCCATCAGAATCTGAAGTTCCATGAAGATCAGCCTGTAAAATAAGATAGAGAGCCTGATTTAACGAGTCACCTGGATTATAAAAGAAATCGCCTTGGAGAGCTAATTTAGCCACAAAATCCGCAGCTATGTTATAGCGTCTGTGAGTAGGGGAGGCAATAAAATTTGAACAGTTTGCCATCCACTTGAGGATATCATTAAGAATAGGAGGGCCAACGCATCTATTCATAGGAGGGTTATTGATAGAAGAGATAATAGATGAAACATCACCCTCAAGCCAGATATGTGAAGAATGCAAGTGATTTATAGCAGTCAATAAGACTAGCCAAGCCACCATAAGCTCAACATAATAAATAGGAGAAAAAGCCATAAGCTTACTAGCAGCACAAACTAAGGTATCCTATGCATTACGAATGACATACCCTACATCAATCTTACCATATTTCACTGcagcatcaaaattaatcttcaaGGTGCCTGAGAGAGGAGGGAGCCAGTGAGATTGGTGGGGAGGGAATTACCATTGAAAAATGGTAAATGACTGCCCCAGCGCCTCAAATGACATCTGAAGCCAGTATTATGGGCTGCAATATTGTGAGAGAGGATATAAAGATGGTCACGCCGAAGAATGTCAAGGGGAGAATGATCGGTCTATTGGAAGATCCTTTCATTCTGGGCATTCCATAATTCCCAGGCCACAATGGCAATTAGAGATTTAATGCCTTTCTCTACCTCAAGGGCCGACAAAACATCAACCAAGCCTGGCAAAGAATGAGGCATAGAAATATGGAAAGTTGGATGAAGCATCTGCCAGCAACCAACAGCCATAGGGTAATGAAAAAATATATGAATAACATCCTTCGGTTGAACATTACACACATCACAATGATTCTGGCCCGCAGGGAGAATCCCCCTAGTGTGTAAGAGATTCTTGCAAGGAAGCCTACCCCACTGCATTTTCCATCAAAAGAGTTTTACTCTAGGGGGAACattcaatttctaaatccaaccAAAAGATGAAGGTCTATCTGCAGATTGCTGAGAGACAACAAGAGATTGGATatctttaagaaataaaaaattagttCTAGAAGAAAACCAAATCAGTTGATCAGACTAGTTGCCCATCGCAATAAGAGCGCAAAAAATAAGGGTCATCATATCAGCTAGAAAAATATCATGCAACATATCCAAATTCCATTGCCCTTCAGGAGAGATAAAAGCATCGAGATTAAGCTCAGAAATAGGAGAATCAATATTTAGAAAAATAGGCCACAATGCCAATGGCACATTTGAAACCCAAGGATCTTGAAGGATATTGATAGATTGCCCATTACCAATGAGCCAAAGGAATTGAAATTGAACAGAGCAACCTCTAGCAGCGATTTCCTTCCAAATCTTAGAGCAGCGACGGGAAGATGAATATGAGATCCAAGTTCGTGGGAAATTGTATTTTGCAACAATTATCTTAGCCCACAAAGAATCAGGATAGAGAATAATATTGGTAGCCTGCTTACATAGGAAGACCTCTCTTCGATCCCAGAGAGAAACAAGGCCAAGACCACCCAGACGCTTGGGAGAGCAGACATTCTCTAAAGCCACTAAATGAAAGCCCTTATGATCAACAGCATGGCCCCAAAGAAAAGCCTTATAATCTCTTTCAATCTTTCTGAGAACTCCCATTGGAACATGGATGCAAGACAGGATATAAAGAGGAATGGAGGCCAAAACAGAGCTAAAAAGAGTAGACCTACCAGCCAAAGATAGAGATTTCCATTGCCAATTAGCAATACGCCGAGTGATTTTATCCTGTAGGGTCGAAAAGGCCTCAAATCTCAATGGTCTACCAGCTAAGAGAACCCCCAGATAGTTCCAAACCCCCACAACCTCTTGCATAGCAAGGAGAATGCAAATTTGTCTTTTAATTCTCTTGGGAGTAGAGGGGCTTATCATGAAATGAGACTCAGAGAGATTAAGAGCTTGACCTAATATGGAGCAATAAGCATCAACAACAGTCTTCATGCAAGCCACATCTTGAACTTTTGCCTTAGCCACAAGTAGACAATCATCGGTGAAGAAGAGATGAGAGATCGTAGGTTTACTTCTGGGAACTTTATAAGCCTTTAAAAGATTGACATCCACTACATAGTGAAGAAACTTAGAGAGAACTTCAGAACATAAGATAAATAGGTATGGAGATAGAGGACAATCCTGCCTCAATCCTCGAGAAATATCAAACCACTGAGAAGGAGTACCATTGACAATGATGGAAAATTGAGGAGAGACAATGCAGTACTTAATCCAAGCAATGAACTGAAGATGAAACCCAAATTGAGATAAAACTTGAAAAAGGAAGAGCCAATGCACATGGTCAAAAGCCTTTTCCATATTAAGCTTAATCAAAGTCAACCCCCTGGTAGGAGGAGCTATCTTCAGAGTGTGCGGAATTTTTTGGACCAGAAGAATGTTATCTGAAATATTACGGCCTTGGATAAAGGCTTTCTGCTCAGGGGATATAACAAGAGGGAGAATAGGTTTGATTCTGTTTGCCAGGACTCTAGCAGCAATCTTGTATGTGGTATTACATAAACTAATAGGTCGGAAATCTAAAACATGAATTGGATTTGCTTTCTTGGGCACCATGTAATGAAGATTTTTTCCAAGTATCCGGCATAGAAGCTTTAGTAAAGATGTAATGAATGGCCCGAAAGACATCACTTTTAATAAGGTCCGAGAAGTGATGAAAAAACATAGCAGAGAAACCATCAGGTCCAGGAGCTTTATCACTATTAAAACTCCACACCACTTCCTCCACCTCTTCCATAGTAACCATTTTAACTAATTGGGCATTGAGGATCTCTGGGATGATAGAGGAAAGAATAGGGATATCATGATCCTCAATGTTTGGCTGAACAGTCCAATGTTCATGAAAATGAGCAAGATGCATGTCAATAATTGCTTGAATATCATGCACCTCTTGTCCATGAGCATTGTGAAgcattaaaatctaatttttcctCCTCCTAAGAACTGCAGACCAATGAAAGAAGGAAGTGTTAGCATCACCATCATTCAACCAAGAGATTCTAGATTTTTGTTTCTATAAGATTTTTTGAAGATGAAGATTTTGATTATAGGCTATGAAAAGAGATAGAAGTTAGAAGTGTTGATCAGCAGATAAGACATGGGTTTGAGTTTCAAGCAATTGCAATTGACAAATTTGATCATATAAATGCTGGCCTTTAGTAAAGAGGTTTTCAATTTGAGACTTCCATCTCATAATTGCCTTTCTAGTATTGGACAAAAGCATCACTAGCCTAACCCTAGGAGAGAAATTATCAGTGCAATGCCAAGCCCTAGTGACTACTTCTCGGAAGCACGGACATTGAAGCCAAAACTTCTCAAAGCAAAATGGGAGAGAATGATGGGCAAAATTGCCATCCAGGGATGTCAAAAGAGGATAATAATCTGAGCCAAATCTAGCAAGATGAGAGATAGAAGCATTTTCAAAACAATGTAACCACGAGTAGCAAGCAAAAGAATGATCAATTCTTTCTCAAACTCGAGCGAGCCCAAAACAGTTGTTACACCAAGTGAATCTAGGACCATGATATCCCAAATCCACCAGCCCAGTTCTTCTTAAAAAGCTTCTGAACTCCCTTATGTCTCTATCCGCATGAAATGGCTTTCCTCTTTTTTTGTCTTCTAGATTGACAATGCAATTAAAATCCCTAGCAAGAAGAAAAGGCCGGCCCATAGTTAGCACAGCTTCAGGTTGCTACCAAAGAGCCCTACGGTCCACCCCACAAGTGCTAGCATAGACCACACCAAGGATCCACAGGGGATGCTGATCAATAGAGATAACATCAAAAGCAATTTGACAATTGGTATGAGTGAAATGAATGTTACCCACCCTTTTATGTCATGCAATAATGATCCCACCAGAGAGGCCTATAGCAGAAATCATATAGATATCCCAAACAAGACCCAGCATCCTCTGCAGTCTCTCTTTTTCATTATCAGACAAATGAGTCTCCAGGAAACAACAGATATCAGGCTTATATTGGCCAATTAATGATTTAGAATATGTAACAAAGGGGCGCTTGGAGGCATCCCGACAATTTCATATGAGTATCTTCatgagattgggtttgaaagtgCCTCCGAATCACCCTTGGTTGCACTCGATGTATTGCATGAAAAATCCTCCACAGAGAAACCACCCCCAGGAACATTCTACAAAATATACTGAGGTTGATTGAAACATGAATGAATATCATGAGAAGATTTACTTTAAGATGGACCAGAATTGAAATCAGAGAGATTAGATGATGAAGAAGTAGAAGCATGTTTATCTTGTGAAATAGCTCTTAGGCTAACAGTAAAAGCCACTAGCCTCCGAATTTCTCTTCGAGTTCCTCGCAATTGTGGCACTAGAGCATTAGTTACCTGAGAGTGGTTGCCCTCCTCTCGAGCAGATGATTCTTCAAGAATTATAACTTTAGAAGTCGAGGGAGAGACAGAATCAGATGAGCGGCTGGCCGATGGCACTTTAGTAGGAGATTGTTTACGCTTATCCTTCAAAATCATTAAATTAGTTGAAGTGGGAGAGAAAAGGACAATATCTATATTTTGGGGTTCCAAGTGATCTTCAGAATCTTTGGTGGCCAACAAAGCAAAATGAGAACCAATTCCATTAATTGGGATATTGTCCAAATCAGAAGATGAAGATTTAGAACCTAATTTTTTGATAGTCTTTTTGGACATAGACCAATCATCAGAAGGCTATCCACTAGCAGTACCAGCATTAGGATTTCTTATAGACTCGTTAGCAGCTCCTGGACTGATCGGCACCCTAGCCACGTGAATCTAAGAACCATAAACTtgcttagcctcttaaatcttagCACAGTTACAGGATTCCAAGGTCCTTCCCAGAAGGCCACAAGAATAGCACAAGTCAGACAACTCTTCATAACTAAATTGCTGCCACGTCATAATATTCTTCATCCTAATTTTGGTTCCTAGACAAACAACCTTCTTGGTGTCTAATAAGACACAGACCCATGCAAATCCCTTTTTGGTGGACAATTCCGTCCACTTATagaggaacagagaagagccggcaactaaaataattttaaatattttctcTCTATCCCATAGCTCCATGGGGAGGTTGGGAAGATGAATCCAGACCTTAAGCTGACGAAGTTTATCCCTATTAGGATTGAAATTCAGTCTCCAACTCTCTAAAGCTAGAAGCTGACCAGCCAAGGACCAAGGACCTTTAACCAGGATATGACCTTTAACCAGTAGGTTAAAGAGTAAGATTCCATCTGAGAGAGTACACTTGAAATTTTCCATCTACATTCTATCTGACTCTCATCTCTTTTTGGATAAAATCAATGGGAAAACTCCTACCCATCAACTTACCAACCAGAGTAACCTTCCACTGGGCACAGGATAGATTAATTTCATCATCAACAAAGGCCACCGCCTGAGAAAAGCGTTACTCAAGGATAGCTATCTCCTCCTCTGAGGCTAAGGTCACCTCCCATCTGAAATTTCACTGTCTTGTTACAGCCTGAGCCCATGATTTTGGGGCTTCAGCAGAACCTCTTCCTTGCATTGGGCGTGTGTTCCTGGGAGGAGAGCCATAGACCCCTTTAAGCTTCGGATCAGAGGTTGATGGAGCTCCCCCCATACAAGCCCCCTCT
Proteins encoded in this region:
- the LOC105052964 gene encoding manganese-dependent ADP-ribose/CDP-alcohol diphosphatase isoform X2, translated to MDYGIARYYRHSFQVLQRAINNWNDLRKLRFSINFGDIVDGFCPKDKSLTMVQKVMTEFERFDGPIYHMIGNHCLYNLPRKKLITLLKMPSVSGHAYYDFSPTPEYRFIVLDAYDFSALGWPQDHPISIAAKKFLEEKNPNADKNSPNGMVGLDRRFLMFNGAVGKEQLDWLDSILQDSTERKQKVIVCCHVPLDPKAASAEALLWNYEEVMDVIHQYKCVKACFAGHDHKGGYSVDSHGIHHRVLEAALECPPGSNAFGYIDVYHDRIALIGTDRMMSTEMFFSS
- the LOC105052964 gene encoding manganese-dependent ADP-ribose/CDP-alcohol diphosphatase isoform X1, translating into MTTANGLVSGYAKEPIFSFGVISDVQYADIPDGRSFSGIARYYRHSFQVLQRAINNWNDLRKLRFSINFGDIVDGFCPKDKSLTMVQKVMTEFERFDGPIYHMIGNHCLYNLPRKKLITLLKMPSVSGHAYYDFSPTPEYRFIVLDAYDFSALGWPQDHPISIAAKKFLEEKNPNADKNSPNGMVGLDRRFLMFNGAVGKEQLDWLDSILQDSTERKQKVIVCCHVPLDPKAASAEALLWNYEEVMDVIHQYKCVKACFAGHDHKGGYSVDSHGIHHRVLEAALECPPGSNAFGYIDVYHDRIALIGTDRMMSTEMFFSS